A part of Anaerotignum faecicola genomic DNA contains:
- the mnmG gene encoding tRNA uridine-5-carboxymethylaminomethyl(34) synthesis enzyme MnmG — translation MYHAETIDVAVIGGGHAGCEAALAAARLGMRTVLFAISLDSIAMMPCNPSIGGSSKGHLVREVDALGGEMGKVIDKTYIQTKMLNTGKGPAVYSLRAQADKQAYQSEMKHRLENTPNLKIKQAEIVDIRMENGRVSGVVTAAGAVYDCKAAVLCMGTYMKARCLTGEHITESGPNNLMPAMKLSARLREMGIDLFRFKTGTPARMNKNSLDLEKMQPQYGDENIVPFSFSHTAEDIAKPQVLCWLTYTNEKTHQIIRDNLDRSPMFGGVIEGTGPRYCPSIEDKVVRFADKERHQLFVEPEGENTEEMYIQGMSSSLPEDVQIAMYRTIPGLEHCEITRFAYAIEYDCIDATQLKLSLEFKDIPGLFSAGQFNGSSGYEEAAAQGLIGGINAAHFVQGKEPLVLQRSDGYIGVLIDDIVNKGTREPYRMMTSRAEFRLLLRQDNADQRLTPIGYRIGLISQERYDALLEKERLVAAEIDRVQHVTMGPSAPVLALLEKYGTAPIKNGARLSDLLKRPQLSYEALAEIDPERPDLPQDVQEQVNIQIKYAGYIDQQLKQVEQFKKLEGRLLPMELDYETIQGLRLEARQKLNLVRPENLGQASRITGVSPADISVLLIYMEQMKRKH, via the coding sequence ATGTATCATGCAGAAACCATAGATGTTGCCGTTATCGGCGGCGGTCATGCAGGCTGTGAGGCGGCACTTGCGGCGGCACGCCTCGGCATGCGAACGGTGCTGTTTGCCATTTCTCTGGACAGCATTGCTATGATGCCCTGCAATCCCTCCATCGGGGGCAGCTCCAAGGGGCATCTGGTGCGTGAGGTGGATGCTCTGGGCGGCGAGATGGGCAAGGTCATCGATAAAACCTATATCCAGACAAAAATGCTGAACACAGGCAAGGGCCCTGCGGTCTATTCCCTGCGCGCGCAGGCAGATAAGCAGGCGTATCAGTCCGAAATGAAGCACCGCTTGGAGAATACCCCCAATCTGAAAATCAAGCAGGCGGAAATCGTGGATATCCGTATGGAGAATGGCAGAGTCAGCGGCGTTGTGACTGCCGCAGGTGCGGTATACGATTGTAAGGCGGCTGTGCTTTGCATGGGGACGTATATGAAGGCGCGCTGCCTGACGGGTGAGCATATCACCGAAAGCGGCCCCAATAACCTCATGCCTGCCATGAAGCTTTCCGCAAGGCTCAGAGAAATGGGCATTGATTTATTCCGTTTCAAAACGGGCACGCCTGCCAGAATGAATAAAAATTCTCTGGATTTAGAGAAAATGCAGCCGCAGTACGGAGATGAAAATATCGTGCCGTTTTCCTTTTCGCATACAGCGGAGGATATTGCGAAGCCGCAGGTGCTTTGTTGGCTGACCTATACCAACGAAAAAACACATCAGATTATTCGGGATAACCTCGACCGCTCGCCTATGTTTGGCGGCGTGATTGAGGGAACAGGCCCTCGCTATTGTCCCTCCATCGAGGATAAGGTGGTGCGCTTTGCGGATAAGGAACGCCATCAGCTTTTCGTAGAGCCCGAAGGAGAAAATACCGAGGAGATGTATATTCAGGGCATGAGCTCCTCTCTGCCGGAGGATGTGCAGATTGCTATGTACCGCACGATTCCCGGTCTGGAGCATTGCGAGATTACGCGCTTTGCCTATGCCATTGAATATGACTGCATTGATGCAACACAGCTGAAATTGTCTCTGGAATTCAAGGATATTCCTGGTCTGTTCAGCGCAGGGCAGTTCAACGGCTCCTCCGGCTATGAGGAAGCGGCGGCGCAGGGGCTGATTGGCGGCATCAATGCGGCGCATTTCGTACAGGGCAAGGAGCCTCTGGTTTTGCAGCGTTCCGATGGGTATATCGGCGTGCTGATTGATGATATCGTGAATAAGGGCACAAGAGAGCCGTATCGCATGATGACAAGCCGCGCGGAATTTCGTCTCTTGCTGCGGCAGGATAATGCCGACCAGAGATTAACGCCCATCGGCTACAGAATCGGCTTGATTTCGCAGGAAAGATATGATGCCCTTCTGGAAAAGGAACGTCTTGTTGCGGCGGAAATCGACCGCGTGCAGCATGTAACCATGGGGCCGAGTGCACCTGTGCTTGCCCTTCTGGAAAAATACGGCACGGCACCGATTAAAAACGGCGCACGCCTTTCCGATTTGCTGAAGCGTCCGCAGTTAAGCTATGAAGCATTGGCGGAAATCGACCCCGAACGCCCCGATTTGCCGCAGGATGTGCAGGAGCAGGTCAATATCCAGATTAAATATGCAGGCTATATCGACCAGCAGCTGAAGCAGGTGGAGCAGTTCAAAAAGCTGGAGGGCCGCCTTCTGCCGATGGAGCTGGATTATGAAACCATACAGGGACTGCGTCTGGAGGCAAGACAAAAGCTGAATCTGGTGCGTCCGGAAAATCTGGGACAGGCCTCCAGAATCACAGGGGTATCCCCTGCGGATATTTCTGTTCTGTTGATTTATATGGAGCAAATGAAGCGTAAGCATTAA
- the rsmG gene encoding 16S rRNA (guanine(527)-N(7))-methyltransferase RsmG: MENRALLRDCCEQMGVSLGEKETEQFMTYLSLLLEWNEKMNLTAITEPREVVLKHFADCLSLVPCVEWRDGMRVIDVGTGAGFPGIPVKIACPEIELTLLDSLQKRIGFLQEVGSQLGLEGVHYVHSRAEDGGQNPQYREGFDLCVSRAVANLSVLAEYCLPFIKVGGRLAALKGPDAAAEAEQAKGALKKLGGRLVEIKDVAIPHTDLSHKLVFIEKIAPTPKKYPRNAGKIKKEPLS; the protein is encoded by the coding sequence ATGGAAAATCGGGCATTGCTCAGGGATTGCTGTGAACAGATGGGTGTTTCTCTGGGAGAGAAAGAGACGGAGCAGTTCATGACCTATCTTTCTCTGCTGTTGGAATGGAATGAAAAAATGAACCTGACTGCTATCACCGAGCCGCGTGAGGTGGTGCTGAAGCATTTTGCCGATTGCCTGAGCCTTGTTCCCTGCGTGGAATGGAGGGACGGCATGCGCGTGATTGATGTCGGCACAGGTGCAGGCTTTCCGGGGATTCCCGTAAAAATTGCCTGCCCTGAAATTGAACTGACCCTTCTGGATTCCCTGCAGAAGCGCATTGGCTTTTTGCAGGAGGTCGGCAGTCAGCTTGGTCTGGAGGGTGTCCACTATGTCCATAGCCGTGCGGAGGATGGCGGACAGAACCCGCAGTACCGTGAAGGGTTCGATTTGTGCGTTTCACGCGCAGTTGCAAATCTTTCTGTTCTGGCAGAATATTGCCTGCCTTTTATTAAGGTCGGCGGCAGGCTTGCGGCACTGAAGGGCCCTGATGCCGCGGCAGAGGCAGAGCAGGCAAAGGGCGCACTGAAAAAGCTGGGCGGCAGATTGGTAGAAATTAAGGATGTTGCGATTCCCCATACCGATTTGTCCCATAAGCTTGTGTTCATCGAAAAAATCGCACCTACCCCGAAAAAATACCCCCGAAATGCAGGGAAAATTAAAAAGGAACCTCTTAGTTGA
- the noc gene encoding nucleoid occlusion protein gives MEVLKFSEMRLKKDKVVFQLPIHKIRSNPYQPRKYFNRTALEELADSIRAYGILQPITVRKMSGGAYELVAGERRLRAAELAGLETIPAILMQVSDSDSAVMAFIENIQRQNLSFLEEAEGYRNMMEDYGLTQEELAAKLSKSQSSIANKLRILKLEDSVKKLLLEHHFTERHARALLKLPDEESRLFVLAQMIQEEMNVKKTEELVEATLEQMRPRFPEKGEQKEKRYVRSSDFRLFTNTIKQSVEVIRRSGVDVVYEDKQDADCCEILIRIRKNAVESA, from the coding sequence ATGGAGGTTTTGAAATTTTCGGAAATGCGGCTCAAAAAGGATAAGGTGGTCTTTCAGCTGCCCATACATAAAATCCGCTCTAACCCCTATCAGCCGCGAAAATACTTCAACCGCACTGCACTGGAGGAGCTGGCGGACAGCATCCGCGCCTACGGTATTTTGCAGCCGATTACCGTCCGTAAAATGAGCGGCGGTGCCTATGAATTGGTCGCCGGAGAACGCCGCCTGCGCGCCGCCGAGCTGGCAGGTCTGGAAACTATCCCTGCAATCCTCATGCAGGTCAGCGACAGCGATAGCGCCGTGATGGCATTCATCGAAAATATCCAACGCCAGAACCTCAGCTTTTTGGAGGAGGCGGAGGGCTATCGTAATATGATGGAGGACTACGGACTGACACAGGAGGAGCTTGCGGCAAAGCTTTCTAAAAGCCAGTCCTCGATTGCCAATAAGCTGCGGATTCTCAAGCTGGAGGACAGCGTCAAAAAACTCCTGCTGGAGCATCATTTTACCGAACGCCACGCGCGCGCCCTGTTGAAGCTGCCCGATGAGGAAAGCCGCCTGTTCGTCCTCGCACAAATGATACAGGAGGAAATGAACGTGAAAAAAACAGAGGAGCTCGTCGAGGCAACCTTGGAGCAGATGCGCCCCCGTTTCCCCGAAAAGGGCGAGCAGAAGGAAAAACGCTATGTCCGTTCCTCCGATTTTCGCCTGTTCACCAATACCATCAAGCAAAGCGTTGAGGTCATTCGCCGTTCGGGTGTGGATGTGGTCTATGAGGATAAGCAGGATGCCGATTGCTGTGAAATTCTGATTCGGATTCGCAAAAACGCCGTGGAATCGGCTTGA
- a CDS encoding helix-turn-helix domain-containing protein, translating to MKEKGILIRADYGHIALHLREIMEERDITRNQLAKRIDARFEVVNKWYQGELEKMDLDILARICYALDCTTEDLLEYIPAKPC from the coding sequence ATGAAGGAAAAAGGGATTCTCATTCGTGCCGATTATGGGCATATTGCACTGCATTTGAGAGAAATTATGGAGGAAAGAGACATCACGCGCAATCAGCTTGCCAAACGGATTGATGCACGCTTTGAGGTTGTGAATAAATGGTATCAGGGGGAGCTGGAAAAAATGGATCTGGATATCCTCGCGCGTATCTGCTATGCACTGGACTGCACAACAGAGGATTTACTGGAATACATACCGGCGAAGCCTTGCTAA
- a CDS encoding PaaI family thioesterase translates to MVTLKDEISSQENMEQWMSQLGHPENPISNKGVLVRLQPQFVSCDFEKRENCIAFEALPWEQNPGGTLHGGIIITCFDVAFGLTCHYYAKQHQITTVNLTTTFLKPVFLGDVVEYRVRITHLGRTLVSMMAEGHVNRKGKDVLIGTATATFMKLDKTFDHPI, encoded by the coding sequence ATGGTTACATTAAAAGACGAAATTTCCTCGCAGGAAAACATGGAGCAATGGATGTCTCAGCTTGGACATCCCGAAAACCCCATTTCCAACAAGGGCGTACTGGTGCGGCTGCAGCCGCAGTTTGTTTCCTGCGATTTTGAAAAAAGAGAAAACTGCATTGCATTTGAGGCACTTCCCTGGGAGCAGAACCCCGGCGGCACCCTGCACGGCGGCATCATCATCACCTGCTTTGACGTTGCCTTCGGCTTAACCTGCCATTATTACGCAAAGCAGCACCAGATTACCACCGTCAATCTGACAACCACCTTTCTCAAGCCCGTATTTCTGGGCGATGTGGTGGAATACCGCGTGCGGATTACCCATCTGGGGCGGACGCTCGTCAGCATGATGGCAGAAGGACATGTGAACCGCAAGGGGAAGGATGTCCTCATCGGAACAGCAACCGCTACGTTTATGAAATTAGATAAAACATTCGATCATCCAATTTAA
- a CDS encoding PaaI family thioesterase: MQHWTKIPGLSQEDMETFFQNALLPGSELKHHGVIPQMDPVFVTCDFVKGTIDMAYHAQEWELNPENIMHGGIISTALDTSMGLLAHYYTHLSAPTVVTVTMNVTFLKPVLAGDIFHIQCQLDSLGRTLVTVKAEVRLERDDILAGIATATFMAVNE; the protein is encoded by the coding sequence ATGCAACACTGGACCAAAATACCCGGGCTTTCGCAGGAGGACATGGAAACCTTTTTTCAAAATGCCCTGCTGCCCGGTTCTGAACTCAAGCACCATGGGGTAATTCCGCAGATGGACCCCGTTTTTGTCACCTGTGACTTTGTAAAAGGCACGATAGACATGGCGTATCACGCACAGGAATGGGAGCTGAACCCTGAAAATATCATGCATGGCGGCATCATTTCTACCGCACTGGATACCTCCATGGGCCTTCTGGCGCATTATTATACACATCTGAGCGCCCCAACCGTTGTTACCGTTACAATGAATGTCACCTTCCTCAAGCCTGTCCTTGCAGGAGATATCTTCCATATCCAATGCCAGCTGGATTCCCTTGGGCGCACCCTCGTGACCGTAAAGGCCGAGGTTCGCTTAGAGCGGGATGATATTCTGGCAGGGATTGCAACAGCAACATTTATGGCTGTGAACGAATAA
- a CDS encoding alpha/beta fold hydrolase, which translates to MKNALAKYFLGFFGAIGALLAGLAGYQQVCLRMARKKKDETHVMETYHAKEGEIAYRSVGHGKPLVLVHSMMLGASGREWDAVIDALAEDYHVYVPDLPGFGNSFCPEKPWTAYQYANLLHVFIEDVIGHPVCFCGANGGADFGLLLSLLYPKDVRRMVLISPEGIGNGFATNEDTKQLSLLLSPIAGTEHFLIGTSRWKIRAALEQAIFAKETVSAELVQQYARAARFGTHAQATFACLKTRFWAADTKPSFEKLSVPFLMIWGEENRLNPTSAFDTAEKMKDFGSFALFENTGALPHMENSKAFLENLNEFLNQSHIF; encoded by the coding sequence ATGAAAAATGCACTTGCAAAATATTTTCTCGGCTTTTTCGGCGCAATCGGCGCTTTGCTTGCAGGTCTTGCCGGCTATCAGCAGGTCTGCCTGCGGATGGCACGCAAAAAGAAAGATGAAACCCATGTTATGGAAACATACCATGCAAAGGAAGGCGAAATTGCATATCGTTCTGTAGGGCACGGCAAGCCTCTGGTTCTGGTACACAGCATGATGCTTGGTGCATCCGGCAGAGAATGGGATGCAGTGATTGATGCCCTGGCGGAGGATTACCATGTATACGTTCCGGATTTGCCCGGCTTCGGCAATTCTTTCTGTCCCGAAAAGCCATGGACAGCATATCAATATGCAAATTTGCTGCATGTATTTATCGAGGATGTCATCGGTCATCCCGTCTGCTTCTGCGGTGCGAATGGCGGTGCGGATTTTGGTTTGTTGCTTTCTCTGCTGTACCCGAAGGATGTCCGCCGCATGGTGCTCATTTCCCCGGAGGGCATCGGGAACGGCTTTGCGACCAACGAGGACACGAAACAGCTTTCGCTCCTGCTCTCCCCCATTGCAGGCACGGAGCATTTTCTCATCGGCACAAGCAGATGGAAAATCAGAGCCGCACTGGAGCAGGCGATTTTCGCAAAGGAAACCGTTTCCGCGGAGCTGGTGCAGCAATATGCGCGGGCGGCACGCTTCGGCACGCATGCACAGGCAACCTTTGCCTGCCTGAAAACACGCTTCTGGGCAGCAGATACCAAGCCTTCCTTTGAAAAGCTTTCTGTCCCGTTTCTGATGATCTGGGGCGAGGAAAACAGGCTGAACCCGACCTCTGCCTTCGATACGGCAGAAAAAATGAAGGACTTCGGTTCCTTCGCACTGTTTGAAAACACAGGTGCTTTGCCCCACATGGAAAACAGCAAGGCATTTCTGGAAAATCTCAATGAATTTTTAAACCAATCACATATTTTTTAA
- the argH gene encoding argininosuccinate lyase: MAKLWGGRFTQSTDSFTDHFHSSISFDSRMYQEDITGSMAHAAMLGKQGIIPADDAALIIKTLKEILVDIEAGKVTFDEKAEDIHMNVETILISRIGDVGKRLHTGRSRNDQVALDIRMYTKKEIIAIKELVKNLMVTLNDFAANHTETILPGYTHLQRAQPVTLAHHLLAYVEMFKRDYDRLCDTYKRTDVMPLGSGALATTTYPLDRYAVAAELGFAAITMNSMDGVSDRDFCIELASTLSILMMHLSRFCEEIILWSSHEFHFIELSDAYSTGSSIMPQKKNPDMAELIRGKTGRVYGHLMALLTTMKGLPLAYNKDMQEDKEGLFDAIDTVKMCVPVFTSMIATMTVKKDAMLNAAKGGFTNATDAADWLVKQGVPFRDAHAIIGKLVLYCIEHNTNLDDLSLAEYKAISPVFDESVYAAINVNECAQARKVIGGPAKEVTTAAIAANKEYFKTI, translated from the coding sequence ATGGCGAAACTTTGGGGCGGACGCTTCACCCAGTCCACAGACAGCTTTACAGACCACTTCCATTCCTCTATCTCCTTCGATAGCAGAATGTATCAAGAGGATATCACAGGCAGTATGGCACACGCCGCCATGCTCGGCAAGCAGGGCATCATCCCCGCCGATGACGCTGCCTTAATCATCAAAACCTTAAAGGAAATCCTCGTCGATATCGAAGCCGGCAAGGTTACATTTGACGAAAAAGCAGAGGATATCCACATGAACGTGGAAACCATCCTCATCAGCCGTATCGGTGATGTCGGCAAACGCCTGCATACCGGCCGCAGCCGTAACGATCAGGTGGCACTGGATATCCGTATGTATACCAAAAAGGAAATCATCGCGATTAAAGAACTGGTGAAAAATCTGATGGTAACACTGAACGATTTCGCGGCAAACCATACCGAAACGATTTTACCCGGCTATACGCACCTGCAGCGCGCACAGCCTGTTACACTGGCGCATCACCTGCTTGCGTATGTGGAAATGTTCAAGCGCGACTACGACCGCCTTTGCGATACCTACAAACGCACAGACGTAATGCCTCTGGGCAGCGGCGCACTTGCCACCACCACCTACCCTCTGGATAGATATGCCGTTGCTGCGGAGCTTGGCTTTGCCGCAATCACCATGAATAGCATGGACGGCGTTTCCGACAGAGATTTCTGTATTGAGCTGGCATCCACGCTTTCTATCCTGATGATGCACCTGAGCCGCTTCTGCGAGGAAATCATCCTCTGGAGCAGCCATGAATTCCATTTCATCGAGCTTTCCGACGCATATTCCACAGGCTCCAGCATTATGCCCCAGAAAAAGAACCCCGATATGGCGGAGCTGATCCGTGGGAAAACAGGGCGTGTATATGGGCATCTGATGGCGCTTCTGACTACGATGAAGGGTCTTCCTCTGGCGTACAACAAGGATATGCAGGAGGATAAGGAGGGTCTGTTTGACGCGATTGATACGGTGAAAATGTGCGTGCCCGTATTCACAAGCATGATTGCGACCATGACTGTAAAGAAGGACGCAATGCTGAATGCGGCAAAGGGCGGCTTCACCAACGCAACCGACGCGGCAGACTGGCTGGTCAAGCAGGGCGTTCCCTTCCGTGATGCACATGCCATCATCGGGAAGCTGGTACTGTACTGCATCGAGCATAACACCAATCTGGATGACCTTTCCCTTGCGGAATATAAGGCAATCTCCCCTGTGTTTGATGAAAGCGTTTACGCCGCTATCAATGTAAACGAATGTGCGCAGGCAAGAAAGGTGATCGGCGGCCCTGCGAAGGAAGTAACAACTGCCGCGATTGCTGCAAATAAGGAATATTTCAAAACGATTTAA
- a CDS encoding argininosuccinate synthase, which yields MAKEKIVLAYSGGLDTSAIIPWLKENYDCEVICVCGDVGQGKETDGLEEKALKTGASKLYIEDLTEEFITDAVYPCVKANAVYEGKYLIGTSMARPIIAKRLVEIAKKEGATAICHGATGKGNDQVRFELTIKALAPEMKIIAPWRLDTWKMQSREDEMQYLADHGIPFEAGHDNSYSRDRNLWHLSHEGLELEDPANEPNYEHILQMSVTPEKAPDQPEYVTLDFEKGIPVAVNGEKLNPVALLTKLNEIGGRNGVGITDICENRVVGMKSRGVYETPGGTIMYYAHRELEYLCSDKKTQAFNEVASNKFTELVYSGEWYTPLREALSAYFDKVNETVTGTVKLKLYKGNIIPAGSTSPYSLYNESIASFTTGELYNHKDADGFINLFGLSMKVRAMMMENNKNK from the coding sequence ATGGCAAAAGAAAAAATCGTTCTGGCATATTCCGGCGGTCTGGATACATCCGCAATCATCCCTTGGCTGAAAGAAAATTATGACTGTGAAGTAATCTGCGTATGCGGTGACGTTGGGCAGGGCAAGGAAACAGACGGTCTGGAGGAAAAGGCACTGAAAACCGGCGCAAGCAAGCTGTATATCGAAGATCTGACAGAAGAATTCATCACAGATGCAGTTTACCCCTGCGTAAAGGCAAACGCTGTTTATGAAGGCAAATATCTGATTGGTACATCCATGGCACGCCCCATCATTGCAAAGAGACTGGTTGAAATTGCAAAAAAGGAAGGCGCAACTGCAATCTGCCACGGCGCAACAGGCAAGGGCAACGATCAGGTTCGTTTTGAGCTGACCATCAAGGCACTGGCACCCGAAATGAAGATTATCGCTCCCTGGAGACTGGATACATGGAAGATGCAGTCCCGTGAGGATGAAATGCAGTATCTGGCTGACCATGGTATCCCCTTTGAAGCAGGCCATGACAACTCCTACAGCCGTGACAGAAACCTGTGGCACCTGAGCCATGAAGGTCTGGAGCTGGAAGACCCTGCAAACGAACCCAACTACGAACACATTTTGCAGATGAGTGTGACACCTGAAAAGGCACCCGATCAGCCCGAATATGTTACACTGGATTTTGAAAAGGGTATTCCCGTTGCAGTCAATGGTGAAAAGCTGAATCCCGTTGCTCTCTTGACAAAGCTGAACGAAATCGGCGGCAGAAACGGTGTTGGTATCACAGATATCTGCGAAAACCGTGTGGTTGGTATGAAATCCCGTGGTGTATATGAAACACCCGGCGGTACTATCATGTACTATGCACACCGCGAGCTGGAATATCTTTGCTCCGACAAAAAAACACAGGCGTTCAACGAAGTGGCAAGCAACAAATTCACAGAGCTGGTTTACAGCGGCGAATGGTACACACCTCTGCGTGAAGCACTGAGCGCTTATTTCGATAAGGTAAATGAAACGGTAACAGGTACAGTTAAGCTGAAGCTGTATAAGGGCAATATCATCCCTGCAGGCTCTACATCTCCTTACAGCCTGTATAACGAATCCATCGCTTCCTTTACAACAGGCGAGCTTTACAACCACAAGGACGCAGACGGGTTCATCAACCTGTTCGGTCTGTCCATGAAGGTTCGTGCGATGATGATGGAGAACAACAAAAACAAATAA
- a CDS encoding fumarylacetoacetate hydrolase family protein: MKILTYKHGGETAVGVLKNDGSEVVPVNYLGCSAIDMNTFLDVQNEKKLEKLDRNKELMQGIPLDEVQILSPIPHPKQDVVCLGINYYAHAEEAARFHDEAFGGERPVPIYFSKRINRALADGEEIDGHLDIVDSLDYEAELAVIIGKDARNVKPEEVFEYVFGYTILNDMSARNLQTSHKQWYFGKSLDDFTPIGPWIVTKDEFKNPPALPIRSYVNGELRQDSNTDLMINGIEKVICELTQGMTLQAGTIIAMGTPAGVGMGFEPPRFLNSGDVVTCEIEGIGTMTNKIK; the protein is encoded by the coding sequence ATGAAAATTTTAACATATAAGCATGGCGGCGAAACAGCGGTCGGCGTTTTAAAGAATGACGGCTCCGAAGTGGTGCCTGTCAATTATCTTGGCTGCAGTGCCATTGATATGAATACCTTTCTGGATGTGCAGAATGAGAAAAAGCTGGAAAAGCTGGATAGAAACAAGGAGCTGATGCAGGGGATTCCTCTGGATGAGGTGCAGATTCTTTCGCCCATTCCCCATCCCAAGCAGGATGTTGTCTGTCTGGGTATCAATTATTATGCACACGCGGAGGAAGCGGCGCGGTTCCATGATGAGGCCTTTGGCGGCGAACGTCCTGTGCCGATTTATTTTTCCAAGAGAATCAATCGTGCCTTGGCGGATGGCGAGGAAATCGACGGGCATCTGGATATTGTGGATAGCTTGGATTATGAAGCAGAGCTGGCGGTTATCATCGGCAAGGATGCAAGGAATGTAAAGCCGGAGGAGGTTTTTGAGTATGTCTTTGGCTATACGATTCTCAATGATATGAGTGCGAGAAATTTACAGACCTCGCATAAGCAGTGGTATTTCGGCAAGAGTCTGGATGATTTTACGCCGATCGGTCCTTGGATTGTGACGAAGGATGAATTCAAGAATCCACCTGCGCTGCCGATTCGCTCCTATGTGAATGGCGAATTACGGCAGGACAGCAATACGGATCTGATGATTAACGGCATTGAAAAGGTTATTTGCGAGTTAACGCAGGGCATGACCCTACAGGCAGGCACGATTATTGCCATGGGGACACCGGCAGGGGTTGGCATGGGCTTTGAGCCGCCGAGGTTCCTGAACAGTGGCGATGTTGTAACGTGCGAAATTGAGGGCATCGGCACCATGACGAACAAAATTAAGTAA